GCCTTCGTGAAAGACCCGGACAAGAGCGTGAAGAAACTTCTGGCCGAGGCGTCCAAAGAGCTTGGCGGTGAAGTGACCATCCGCAGGTTCCGCAGGCTTCAACTGGGAGAGTAGTCTTGCCAGAAAGAATTTTGACTGCAGTGACAGCATGAAACCATCGCCGCTTCACCGGGGCCGGCCGGCCCCGGTCTTCCCTGCGCTGTCAGGAGGCCGTGGTCAGGCGACCACGGGGAAGCCCTAAAAGGACGTCCGACGACTTGCTGTCCGAGGACCTGTTGGAGAAAGAGGTGTGGAAATGGAGGAGGGGAAACTTCCATTCAGGCGCGTCCTGCTTAAAGTGACTGGCGAGGCGTTCGCGGACGCCGGCAAACAGGGTATAGGCGTGGCCGCCTTGAGCCATCTGGCCCAGGAGATCAAGGACGTGGCAGCCATCGGCGTGCAGATGGCGGTGGTGGTGGGGGGCGGGAACATCTTCCGTGGCGCGGTGGCCAGCGAAAGCGGGATGGACCGGGTGTCGGCGGACTATATGGGGATGCTGGCCACGATGATAAACGGCCTTGCCCTCCAGAACGCGCTGGAGCGGATAGACTGCCAGACCCGCCTTCTGACTTCTATCGACATCCACCAGCTCGCCGAGCCTTATGTGCGAAGGCGCGCCGTCCGCCACCTTGAAAAAGGGAGGGTGGTCATATTCGCCGGCGGCACGGGCAACCCTTATTTCACCACCGACACCACTGCGTCGTTGCGCGCGATGGAGATCGGCGCGGAGGTGATAATGAAAGCGACCAAGGTTGACGGGGTGTATGACGCGGATCCGATGAAGGTGAGCTCCGCCCGCAAGTACACGGAGCTTAAGTTCATAGACGTGCTCAAGAACAACCTGAAGATAATGGACGCGGCGGCAATATCGTTGTGCATGGACAACCAGGTCCCGATAATCGTGTTCA
The sequence above is drawn from the Nitrospinota bacterium genome and encodes:
- a CDS encoding UMP kinase, whose translation is MEEGKLPFRRVLLKVTGEAFADAGKQGIGVAALSHLAQEIKDVAAIGVQMAVVVGGGNIFRGAVASESGMDRVSADYMGMLATMINGLALQNALERIDCQTRLLTSIDIHQLAEPYVRRRAVRHLEKGRVVIFAGGTGNPYFTTDTTASLRAMEIGAEVIMKATKVDGVYDADPMKVSSARKYTELKFIDVLKNNLKIMDAAAISLCMDNQVPIIVFNMTVPGNIKRVLTGEKIGTIVRGV